DNA from Synergistales bacterium:
TTTCCATCGCCTACAGGCATCCGGAACGGACCTTGAACGACGAAGAGGTGGAAGTTGTTCATCAACATGTGCGGGAAGAGCTCGCACAGAGGGGATACCAGCTGCGCTAGACCGTATACCGAGGAGGAGGCGAACAGAGTGTTGGAACGACTGGAGACGATGGAACAGCTCGTGGAGAAGGTGCAACAGCGGATGCATGGCTTTGCGCAACGGTGCGACAAACTCGAATCGGAGCTTGAGGAAAACAAGAAGCAGCTGCAGAACAAGGACCTCGAACTCATCCGGCTCCGCAAGGAACACCAGCGCCTGGTGGAACAGAAGGAGCGGGAGGCCATGCAGCTGAAAAAGGAGCGCAAGCAGGCCCAGGAGAAGCTGCAGGAGATCCTGAACCGGTTCAAAGCGCTTTCCGGGGATAGCGATAACCAGTCATAGAGCATGCGGACGTGAGGTATATGGAGAAGGTGCCCAAGCAGGATCCGGATAACAGGCCCGAGACGTTGCAAATCGGTCCAAAGCATTACCGTATCGTCACCAGTATCGATGAGGCGAGCTATGACCGCGTTGCCGAACTCGTGCAGCAGGTTGCCGCCTCCATACCCCAAGGTGTGTCCCAGGAGGAGCGCCTGCTGTTGACCTGCCTCAAGCTTGGGCTGACAATAGAGAAGACCTCTGACGCGTTACGCTGCCTGGTCCCGGAAGGTGATGAAAAGAGTGAACTCGATCGTTGATATCGTTGCCGCCCTGGTTGCCGCCTTCCTGCTCTTTCGAGGGTTCTGGCGGGGAGGATCCGGTGAGATCCTGTCCATGCTCGGTACGGTTGGCGGTGTGCTCCTGGCCTGGCTCTACGGTCCGGATCTCCGGCCCCTGATTGTCGACCTGACGGGGATCGACGCCGGCGTGGCCCAGATTCTCGCCATGGTGGTCATCTTTGTGGCGGTGACCCTTTTTGCGTCACTGCTCCAGTTGTGGGTGAAGGCCTTCCTGCGGATCACCCGGCTTTCCCTGCTAGACAGAATCCTGGGCATCGGCGCCGGTGCGGCCAAGGTGGTGGCTCTGCTGTTGCTGGTCTATGTGGGCGGCATACTCCTCAGCCCTGTTGTCCCCAACACATGGATGAGGGGAAGCAAGGCGATGGAGCTTGCGGCGGCGATCTGGCCGGTCCTCCAGAAGAACCTCCAGGAGCGGGGGGTGGAGATCCCCGATTCGGCCGACCTTTCGACCCCCGGTGCGGTCCAGTCGCCTCTCCAATAGGAAGACCTTCACCGTGCCATTCGAAAACAGAAGACAGGGAGGTTCCTCATGATATGCAATGAACGAACGGAACAGGCCCTGGAGCTGGACGCGATTCGGAAGATGCTGACGGCACGCTGCCGCACCCAGTTGGGGGTGCGGCACTTTCTTGAGCTCCGGCCTTTGGAGAAACACGAAACCCTCCAGCGCCATCAGCGATTGCTGCGAAGCTATATCGCCTATCGGGAACACTACGGGGAGCTGCCCTGGGACAACAGCCTGGAATCGGTGGAGCGGCTGCTGGGGGAGGCCCAGGAGACCGGTCTGCTGACCGGACAGGAGCTGTTGAAGATTCGGCGGCTGCTGCACGTTGCGGAGCAACTCCGGAAACGGATCCGTGCCCTCCGTGACGAATACCCCGACCTTCAGGAACTGGGGCGGGCTCTCAACGACTATGGGGAGGACCTGCAGGCGCATGGTATCCTCGATGACGACGGGAGGCTCTACGACTCGGCTTCGCCAAGACTTGCGGAGATCCGGGGCCGTCTGGAATCCATGCGGAGGACCACGCGGAGCAAAGGGCAGCGCATCCTTTCCTCGCCGGAGATCCAGCAGAAACTCCAGGAACGGGTGCTGACCCTTCGGGACGGGCGGTTCGCCGTGCTTGTCCGGCAGGAACACGCAGGCACCTTCCCCGGCATCGCCCTGGAACGATCCGGGTCGGGGAATTCCGTGTACATGGAGCCGAAAAGCCTGGTGCCTCTGAACAACTCCATGGCGCTGCTGCAGCGGGAGGAACAGCAGGAAGAGCGGCGCATTCTCGGGAAGCTGACCCGTCGCCTCATCGGACGCATTGCAGCCATCGGGCGGGCTGAGGGTGTGCTGGGCAGACTGGATGGGCTGTACGGTGCGGTGGACTGCATCCTGCAGTCCAGGTGGACGATCCCGGAGTTGACCGAACACAGCCGCATCGATCTCCGCAATGCGGTCCATCCGCAACTCAGGACCGAACCGGTGCCGATTGATATCCACGTCGGTCGCGGCTTTGGCCAACTGGTGATCACCGGTCCCAATACGGGCGGCAAAACCGTGGCTCTGAAAACCCTGGGCATAGCCCTCTTTCTCGCCTGGTGCGGCCTTCCCGTACCGGCGGCCGAGGGCTCCGTGGTGGGGGATTTCGACAGG
Protein-coding regions in this window:
- a CDS encoding CvpA family protein — protein: MNSIVDIVAALVAAFLLFRGFWRGGSGEILSMLGTVGGVLLAWLYGPDLRPLIVDLTGIDAGVAQILAMVVIFVAVTLFASLLQLWVKAFLRITRLSLLDRILGIGAGAAKVVALLLLVYVGGILLSPVVPNTWMRGSKAMELAAAIWPVLQKNLQERGVEIPDSADLSTPGAVQSPLQ